From Macaca mulatta isolate MMU2019108-1 chromosome 1, T2T-MMU8v2.0, whole genome shotgun sequence, the proteins below share one genomic window:
- the ETV3L gene encoding ETS translocation variant 3-like protein: MHCSCLAEGIPATPGNWIPGLAFPDWAYKAESSPGSRQIQLWHFILELLQKEEFRHVIAWQQGEYGEFVIKDPDEVARLWGRRKCKPQMNYDKLSRALRYYYNKRILHKTKGKRFTYKFNFSKLIIVNYPLWEVRVPPSPHLLLGPPALCQPALVPVGVQSELLHSMLFTHQAMVEQLAGQQTPREPPEAPGDKKGSSSSIHRLGSAPVPCQLGPCCHLGSVQGKLPGVASFIPPLPPPLPSDWTCLSGPFLPPLPSEQQVPGAFKPDILLPGPRSHPGAWHFPGLPLLAGLGQGAGDRLRLLSLRPEGLEVKPAPMMRAKGCLDPREGFCPETCRLKTGEERLTSPNLENLKALWPLDPT, encoded by the exons ATGCACTGCAGCTGCTTGGCTGAGGGCATCCCAGCCACCCCCGGCAACTGGATCCCAG GCTTGGCCTTCCCTGACTGGGCCTACAAAGCCGAGTCGTCCCCAGGCTCCCGGCAGATCCAGCTGTGGCACTTCATCCTGGAGCTGCTGCAGAAGGAAGAGTTCCGCCATGTCATCGCCTGGCAGCAGGGAGAGTACGGGGAATTTGTCATCAAGGATCCAGATGAGGTGGCCCGCCTCTGGGGCCGCAGGAAATGCAAACCACAGATGAATTATGACAAGCTGAGCCGGGCCCTCAG ATATTACTACAATAAGAGGATCCTGCATAAGACCAAAGGCAAAAGGTTCACGTACAAGTTCAACTTCAGCAAGCTCATCATAGTCAACTATCCTTTGTGGGAAGTGCGGGTGCCACCATCCCCCCACTTGCTGCTGGGGCCCCCTGCCCTGTGTCAGCCAGCGCTGGTGCCCGTGGGTGTGCAGAGCGAG CTCCTGCACAGCATGCTGTTCACCCATCAGGCCATGGTGGAGCAGCTGGCGGGACAGCAGACCCCCCGGGAACCACCAGAGGCCCCTGGGGATAAGaaggggagcagcagcagcatccaCC gACTTGGCTCTGCCCCAGTCCCCTGCCAGCTGGGCCCTTGCTGCCATTTGGGGAGCGTCCAAGGCAAGCTGCCTGGTGTTGCCTCCTtcatccctcccctcccaccccctctCCCTTCCGACTGGACCTGCCTCTCAGGGCCCTTCTTGCCTCCTCTCCCATCAGAGCAGCAGGTCCCAGGGGCCTTTAAGCCAGACATCCTGCTCCCAGGACCTAGGAGCCACCCAGGGGCCTGGCATTTTCCAGGGCTTCCTCTCTTGGCCGGGCTGGGACAGGGTGCGGGTGACAGGCTTCGGCTCTTGTCCCTCAGGCCCGAGGGGCTGGAAGTAAAGCCTGCTCCCATGATGAGGGCAAAGGGATGCCTGGATCCCAGGGAGGGCTTCTGCCCAGAGACCTGCAGACTCAAAACTGGGGAGGAAAGACTTACTTCCCCCAATCTGGAGAACCTCAAAGCATTGTGGCCCTTGGATCCTACTTAA